From Vitis vinifera cultivar Pinot Noir 40024 chromosome 14, ASM3070453v1, a single genomic window includes:
- the LOC104881377 gene encoding uncharacterized protein LOC104881377 isoform X2 has translation MSLWWECWPVMRRNRKNEAGRHSSEVRGEVISRVGQRVTKEWVSVRLETLNPSDDGMDVQGVGSGRIEVSPVLSPTTRTWALTSKIHSLSPIAGPKMSGSMDLKMKGVAASDFGPDAGPSFRMEDVGCYAKGPASPIARSSNEGLNCSKGCSQQPDPGGKLREGPKSSAAQEETGFLLKCLASSYTPESEPFVARESEDTRKLQGEVRLTETDRALEEESMRYGMGSGSWGKRALGDSHLNSFLFDRTPGGEFYDHSGDLNEEVRADNSMWLTVYEACNERINGCKELGVTKSNSDKSRGMEGVGDTYDAQVERSEPEGKWEESGLARFIQFLGFPTEGMEKEILNFLTKIRKRLEKIHSKELLEKSKFERELRRL, from the coding sequence ATGTCCTTATGGTGGGAATGTTGGCCGGTGATGAGGAGAAATCGCAAAAACGAAGCTGGTCGTCATAGCAGTGAGGTTAGAGGTGAGGTGATCTCACGTGTGGGGCAGCGAGTGACGAAGGAGTGGGTGAGCGTGAGGCTCGAGACGCTAAACCCGTCAGACGACGGGATGGACGTGCAGGGGGTCGGGTCGGGTCGGATTGAGGTCAGTCCAGTTCTAAGCCCAACAACTCGGACTTGGGCTTTAACTAGCAAAATACATTCTTTAAGTCCAATCGCGGGCCCAAAGATGAGCGGGTCCATGGACTTGAAGATGAAAGGTGTGGCTGCAAGCGATTTTGGCCCAGATGCAGGCCCGTCGTTTAGGATGGAAGATGTGGGCTGCTATGCTAAAGGCCCAGCTTCGCCAATAGCCCGATCGTCAAACGAAGGCCTAAATTGTTCAAAGGGCTGCTCCCAACAGCCCGATCCAGGTGGAAAACTAAGGGAGGGCCCAAAATCATCAGCAGCCCAAGAGGAGACGGGCTTTCTGTTGAAGTGTCTCGCCTCCAGTTATACTCCTGAATCagagccttttgttgcgagggAGTCTGAGGATACAAGGAAGCTTCAAGGTGAGGTCAGGCTGACAGAGACGGATAGGGCGCTTGAAGAGGAATCAATGAGGTATGGAATGGGGTCTGGTTCTTGGGGGAAAAGGGCTTTAGGGGATTCTCAtctcaattcttttctttttgatcGAACTCCAGGGGGGGAGTTTTACGATCATTCTGGGGATTTGAATGAGGAAGTTCGGGCTGATAATTCAATGTGGCTAACAGTGTATGAGGCTTGTAATGAAAGGATTAATGGTTGTAAGGAATTAGGAGTAACCAAAAGTAATAGTGACAAAAGTAGGGGGATGGAAGGGGTCGGTGACACATATGATGCTCAAGTTGAGAGAAGTGAGCCGGAGGGCAAATGGGAAGAGAGTGGCTTGGCAAGGTTCATCCAGTTCCTAGGCTTCCCCACGGAGGGGATGGAGAAggaaatattgaattttttgaccaaaatcagaaaaagaCTGGAGAAAATTCATAGCAAAGAGCTATTGGAAAAGTCTAAATTTGAAAGGGAGCTAAGAAGATTGTAA
- the LOC100256219 gene encoding pentatricopeptide repeat-containing protein At4g38150 has protein sequence MAGRAISRSCVLSNAPCCYIFRMHFQAFSRFSSSIPLINTSYSGCGNQRMSNPRVLLRNRGWGRLFNTGVNSTDRSSTKINFSPSDSDSDSETMIKKTKHEIDKSKLPPPYDPFSKKLAIEEPKDPKDLQDIFHKMRTEGLVPNAVKMFDALSKDGLTHEAMELFAQIKDHGHMPDVVAHTAVIEAYANAGQSKEAVKVYMRMLTSGVMPNAYTYSVLIKGLAGDAKLGEAKKYVLEMMGKGMRPNAGTYTALFEGFAKEQKVEEGREFLEQMKAKGFTPDEKAVREILKNRRGQVFRSIMDILFGK, from the coding sequence ATGGCAGGGAGAGCGATAAGTCGATCCTGTGTTCTCTCTAACGCTCCTTGCTGCTATATCTTCCGCATGCATTTTCAGGCGTTTTCTAGGTTCTCATCATCGATACCATTGATAAACACTAGTTATTCAGGTTGTGGAAACCAGAGAATGTCTAATCCGAGGGTACTATTAAGGAACAGAGGCTGGGGAAGGTTATTTAACACTGGTGTCAACTCCACCGACAGGAGCAGCACTAAAATCAACTTCTCTCCCTCCGACTCCGACTCCGACTCGGAGACGATGATAAAGAAGACCAAGCACGAAATAGACAAGAGCAAACTACCACCTCCATACGATCCGTTCAGCAAGAAACTCGCGATAGAGGAGCCCAAAGACCCCAAAGACCTACAAGATATATTCCACAAAATGAGGACTGAGGGGTTGGTTCCCAACGCCGTCAAGATGTTCGACGCATTGTCCAAGGATGGGCTCACCCATGAAGCCATGGAGCTGTTCGCTCAGATTAAGGACCACGGCCACATGCCCGACGTGGTGGCGCACACCGCCGTCATTGAGGCCTATGCCAATGCCGGACAGAGCAAGGAGGCTGTGAAGGTGTACATGCGAATGCTGACCTCCGGTGTCATGCCCAATGCCTACACCTACAGCGTTCTTATCAAGGGACTTGCTGGGGACGCCAAACTGGGGGAGGCCAAGAAGTATGTCCTTGAGATGATGGGCAAGGGAATGCGCCCTAATGCTGGGACCTACACGGCACTGTTCGAGGGGTTCGCCAAAGAGCAAAAGGTGGAGGAGGGGAGAGAGTTTCTGGAGCAGATGAAGGCCAAGGGATTCACACCCGATGAGAAGGCTGTCAGGGAGATTCTTAAGAATAGAAGGGGCCAAGTGTTCAGAAGCATCATGGACATTCTGTTTGGCAAGTAG
- the LOC104881377 gene encoding putative ribonuclease H protein At1g65750 isoform X1, producing the protein MGVCKCELRCMSVCKSELRRLSKRKLAMWKKQYLSKGGRLTLIKSTLSNLPIYFMSLFVIPRKVRLRLEKIQREFLWGDMEERRKIHLVRWEVICKDKRHGGLGLRYLKDFNHALLRKWLWRFPIERESFWRRVIVGKFGEVQGGWTTREVRESYGTGLWKDIRKGWEEFFLRTRIHIGNERQTRFWWDMWVGDSKLKDLFPLLFRIAANNSAIVADLWGRQEGGGGGWEVHFRRPFQDWELEEVNRFLGYISAVRVQEGEDFLVWKIERKGTFKVNSYYRSLKEDNSPLFPEKEVWGSYAPLRTRFFAWEAVWGKISTIDMLMRRGWSMANRCNLCKENEETANHILIHCGKTRDLWNLLFSSFGVVWVLPDSVRNLLVEWKMKGMGKKRSVVWKMTPICLFWCIWGERNRRTFLKEEMTNTSLRKLFLRSLLEWSQQFVDLDLDYLSFRNLLGDRVVV; encoded by the coding sequence ATGGGTGTTTGTAAATGTGAACTGAGGTGTATGAGTGTTTGTAAAAGTGAATTGAGGAGATTGTCTAAGAGAAAGTTGGCTATGTGGAAAAAACAATATCTCTCTAAGGGAGGTCGTCTTACCCTCATAAAGAGCACACTCTCAAATCTCCCTATCTACTTCATGTCTCTTTTTGTTATCCCAAGGAAAGTGAGACTCagattggaaaaaattcaaagggagttCTTGTGGGGAGATATGGAGGAAAGAAGGAAGATCCACTTGGTGAGATGGGAGGTTATTTGTAAAGATAAGAGGCATGGAGGGTTGGGGTTAAGgtacttgaaggatttcaatcATGCTTTGCTCAGAAAATGGCTATGGAGATTTCCTATAGAAAGGGAGAGTTTTTGGAGAAGAGTCATTGTTGGTAAATTTGGGGAGGTACAAGGTGGGTGGACCACTAGAGAGGTGAGAGAGTCTTATGGGACGGgcctttggaaagacattagGAAGGGTTGGGAGGAATTCTTTCTCAGAACTAGGATTCATATTGGAAATGAGAGACAAACCAGATTTTGGTGGGACATGTGGGTAGGAGATTCTAAGCTAAAGGATCTCTTCCCTTTGCTGTTTAGAATTGCAGCTAATAATTCTGCAATAGTGGCTGATCTGTGGGGAAGACAAGAAGGTGGAGGTGGGGGTTGGGAGGTGCACTTTAGAAGACCCTTTCAAGATTGGGAGTTAGAGGAGGTGAACCGCTTTTTGGGTTACATTTCTGCAGTAAGGGTGCAAGAAGGGGAGGATTTTCTGGTTtggaaaattgagagaaaaggaACGTTTAAGGTAAATTCTTATTATAGGTCTTTGAAGGAAGACAATAGCCCTTTATTTCCAGAAAAGGAGGTTTGGGGTTCGTATGCCCCTTTAAGAActcgtttttttgcttgggaagcagttTGGGGTAAAATTTCCACTATAGATATGCTGATGAGGAGGGGTTGGTCTATGGCTAATAGATGCAACCTGtgcaaagaaaatgaggaaacgGCGAACCACATCCTAATTCATTGTGGTAAGACAAGGGATCTTTGGAACTTATTGTTTTCTTCGTTTGGGGTGGTGTGGGTGCTCCCGGATTCCGTGAGAAATTTGCTTGTTGAGTGGAAAATGAAAGGCATGGGGAAGAAAAGGAGTGTAGTGTGGAAAATGACGCCTATTTGTctattttggtgtatttggggagagCGAAATCGAAGAACCTTCCTAAAGGAAGAGATGACAAATACGAGCTTGAGGAAACTTTTTCTTCGGTCCCTGCTTGAATGGTCTCAACAATTTGTGGACTTGGACTTGGACTATCTATCTTTTCGGAATTTGTTGGGTGATAGGGTTGTTGTTTAG
- the LOC100263061 gene encoding uncharacterized protein LOC100263061: protein MKGGGQRRLLCPKPNGHKDRDEDLLLFREIHKREKERIASLLQPVSDEFEPNSGNYPLYRIASAKKGSGYEFLAGGNKNDYDWLKTPPATPLFPSLEMEANAPDLVVHREIPILQPLSRFSSNSEAPKEGNGRSLSPSPTPKIPPRSTTPSGRSSISLAETKNPKGPLILNQKVGIDPSKRSNLGTITSKPTTQQESDANFITTNLLRNMGTDSKMKPTSRGVSPLVRTKIPAQIPGFSDETPPNLKTDRSSSASRGRSCNPVLSSHQKSDSTAKPRRQLCSPSVARNRKVQFKQESEGNLTTQKGRTQTANGAQVLGSRMVDKVMNARKSGAEERETKPNLRGLITENPAYGRTTSKSSLDMALKHMDIKREQSNSRNISLGRRFKTSGSTSH, encoded by the exons ATGAAGGGCGGTGGTCAGAGGAGACTCCTTTGTCCAAAACCTAATGGTCACAAGGACAGAGATGAAGATCTTCTTCTATTCAGAGAGATTCATAAAcgtgaaaaagaaagaattgcCAGCCTCCTTCAACCCGTTTCTGATGAGTTTGAACCCAATTCTG GAAATTATCCCCTCTATAGAATTGCATCTGCCAAGAAAGGATCTGGATATGAATTCCTTGCTGGAGGCAACAAAAATGACTATGATTG GTTAAAAACGCCACCTGCAACTCCTCTATTTCCATCACTAGAAATGGAAGCAAATGCCCCAGACCTGGTAGTGCATCGGGAGATACCAATTCTTCAACCTCTTTCCCGG TTTTCAAGCAATTCAGAGGCACCAAAGGAAGGCAATGGAAGATCATTATCTCCAAGTCCAACGCCAAAGATTCCTCCAAGATCTACAACCCCAAGTGGGAGATCAAGCATTTCATTAGCTGAAACCAAAAACCCCAAAGGACCGCTAATTTTGAACCAAAAAGTGGGCATTGATCCCAGTAAAAGATCAAACCTGGGCACTATCACATCAAAACCCACAACCCAACAAGAAAGCGACGCCAATTTTATCACTACAAATCTTTTAAGAAACATGGGAACAGATTCAAAAATGAAACCTACAAGTAGAGGTGTCTCACCTCTAGTGAGAACAAAAATTCCAGCCCAGATTCCCGGATTTTCCGACGAAACACCTCCTAATCTGAAGACAGATCGGTCATCTTCTGCTTCGCGTGGTCGCTCTTGCAATCCAGTACTTTCCAGCCATCAAAAATCAGATTCCACCGCAAAACCAAGGAGGCAATTGTGTTCACCAAGTGTGGCTAGGAACCGGAAAGTGCAATTTAAGCAAGAAAGTGAAGGAAATTTGACTACTCAGAAAGGAAGAACTCAAACAGCAAACGGAGCACAAGTTCTAGGGAGTCGGATGGTAGACAAGGTAATGAATGCTAGAAAATCAGGTGCTGAAGAAAGAGAAACAAAGCCAAATTTGCGAGGTTTGATCACTGAGAACCCTGCTTATGGGAGAACGACATCCAAGAGTTCATTGGATATGGCCCTCAAACACATG GATATAAAACGAGAACAGAGTAATTCAAGAAACATTAGTCTTGGAAGAAGATTTAAAACCAGTGGCAGCACTTCACATTAA